The proteins below come from a single Stigmatopora argus isolate UIUO_Sarg chromosome 11, RoL_Sarg_1.0, whole genome shotgun sequence genomic window:
- the memo1 gene encoding protein MEMO1, with translation MSNRVVCREASHAGSWYSASGSQLNAQLEGWLSQAQSTINPARAIIAPHAGYTYCGACAAHAYKQVDPSVTRRVFILGPSHHVPLSRCALSSADFYRTPLYDLRIDQKVYTDLWKTGLFERMSMQTDEDEHSIEMHLPYTAKAMESHKDEFSIVPVLVGALSESKEQEYGKLLSKYLADPSNLFIISSDFCHWGQRFRYTYYDESQGEIYRSIEHLDKMGMGIIEQLDPMSFTNYLKKYHNTICGRHPIAVLLNAVAELRKSGIDMNFSFLNYAQSSECRNWQDSSVSYAAGALIVH, from the exons ATGTCTAACCGAGTGGTGTGCAGAGAAGCAAGTCACGCCGGGAGCTGGTACTCTGCTTCGG gatCTCAGTTGAATGCGCAACTCGAAGGCTGGCTGTCCCAAGCACAGTCTACAATCAACCCCGCCAGAGCCATCATAGCTCC GCATGCAGGGTATACCTACTGTGGGGCTTGTGCCGCCCATGCCTACAAGCAGGTTGACCCTTCTGTTAC TCGTAGGGTGTTCATCCTGGGACCTTCTCACCATGTGCCCCTATCCCGCTGTGCCCTATCATCAGCAGACTTTTATAGAACACCTTTGTATGACCTGAGAATCGACCAGAAGG tttatacggACCTCTGGAAAACAGGGTTGTTTGAAAGGATGAGCATGCAGACAGATGAAGATGAGCACAGTATTGAAATGCACTTGCCTTATACTGCTAAAGCCATGGAAAG CCACAAAGATGAGTTCAGCATCGTCCCTGTGCTCGTGGGCGCTCTGAGCGAGTCCAAGGAACAAGAATATGGGAAGCTGCTCAGCAAGTATCTGGCAGATCCTTCCAACCTTTTCATCATCTCGTCAGACTTCTGCCACTGGG gtcagCGGTTCCGATACACATATTATGATGAATCTCAAGGGGAAATCTATAGGTCCATTGAGCACCTTGATAAAATG GGAATGGGCATTATAGAACAGCTGGATCCAATGTCTTTCACCAACTACTTGAAAAAATACCACAATACCATCTGCGGCCGACACCCGATTGCCGTGCTCCTAAAT GCTGTAGCTGAGCTGAGGAAGAGCGGTATAGACATGAACTTCAGTTTTCTCAACTACGCTCAATCGAGCGAGTGCAGAAACTGGCAGGACAGCTCCGTGAGCTACGCAGCGGGGGCGCTTATTGTTCATTGA